The proteins below come from a single Prolixibacter sp. NT017 genomic window:
- a CDS encoding GntR family transcriptional regulator produces MNQVKLNHIFQIDETAGIPKYRQIISSVYKAIEQGNLKKGDKIPSLNEICQSFDLSRDTVMVALNELKARGVVSSVPGKGYYIDSTVLDYEKRIFVLFDELNVFKEDLYNAFTSQLDNKTSVDIYFHHFNFNLFEKLVTEAVGKYSAYVIMPATFDNTSQVIRHLPNDKVYILDREKADLEDYPVIFQDFEQDVIDALTDGRDLLEKYDKLVMHFPGGKEPEGRVEGFKRFCEENGIEHEVIYSLSSRKVKKGEAYFVMSDRNLVRMVKKAAEENLTLGKDLGLVSFNDTVLKEVVAGGITTISTDFKLMGETLAELVERKTSGKLRNPSALIRRNSL; encoded by the coding sequence CTGGAATTCCCAAATACAGACAAATCATCAGTTCGGTTTATAAAGCGATTGAGCAAGGGAACCTGAAAAAAGGCGACAAGATTCCATCACTGAATGAGATTTGTCAGTCATTCGACTTATCGCGTGATACCGTGATGGTGGCATTGAATGAGTTGAAAGCGAGGGGAGTGGTTTCTTCCGTACCCGGAAAAGGTTACTACATCGATAGCACCGTGCTTGATTATGAGAAGCGGATATTTGTTCTGTTCGATGAGCTGAATGTGTTCAAAGAAGACTTGTACAACGCGTTTACGAGCCAGTTGGACAATAAAACCAGTGTTGATATTTACTTTCACCACTTCAATTTCAATTTGTTTGAAAAGTTGGTTACCGAAGCCGTTGGAAAATACAGCGCCTATGTAATTATGCCTGCTACTTTCGACAATACCAGCCAGGTGATCCGTCATCTCCCAAACGATAAGGTTTATATTCTCGACCGTGAAAAAGCCGATTTAGAAGACTATCCGGTCATTTTCCAGGATTTTGAGCAGGATGTTATCGATGCGCTGACTGACGGAAGAGACTTGCTGGAGAAGTACGACAAGCTGGTGATGCATTTCCCGGGAGGAAAAGAGCCGGAAGGACGAGTCGAAGGCTTCAAACGTTTCTGTGAAGAAAATGGGATTGAGCACGAGGTCATTTACTCGCTCAGCAGCCGGAAAGTGAAAAAAGGTGAAGCTTACTTCGTCATGTCGGACCGGAACCTGGTAAGAATGGTGAAAAAAGCTGCAGAGGAAAATCTTACGTTGGGAAAAGACTTGGGACTGGTTTCGTTTAACGATACGGTTTTGAAAGAAGTCGTAGCCGGAGGAATTACTACCATTTCAACCGATTTTAAACTGATGGGGGAAACGTTGGCTGAACTCGTTGAACGAAAGACATCAGGAAAACTGCGCAATCCGTCGGCTCTCATTCGGCGGAATTCTTTGTAA